A stretch of Lysinibacillus agricola DNA encodes these proteins:
- the mntR gene encoding transcriptional regulator MntR gives MPTPSMEDHIEQIYLLIANKGYARVSDIAEALSVLPSSVTKMVQKLDKDGYLVYEKYRGLTLTPKGEKLGKRLVQRHELLEQFLRIIGVDEERIYNDVEGIEHHLSWNSIDRIADLVQVMEENPDIVKKLEASRTQHNF, from the coding sequence ATGCCAACACCTAGTATGGAGGACCATATCGAACAAATATATTTATTAATCGCTAATAAAGGGTATGCTCGTGTGTCTGACATTGCTGAAGCATTATCTGTTCTTCCTTCTTCTGTTACAAAAATGGTTCAAAAATTAGATAAAGATGGTTATTTAGTTTACGAAAAATACCGTGGTCTTACATTGACGCCAAAAGGGGAAAAACTTGGAAAACGTCTTGTACAGCGCCATGAGCTTCTAGAGCAATTTTTGCGAATCATTGGTGTAGATGAAGAGCGTATTTACAATGATGTAGAAGGAATTGAACATCATTTAAGTTGGAATTCAATAGATCGAATTGCAGATCTTGTGCAGGTAATGGAAGAAAATCCGGACATCGTGAAAAAACTGGAGGCATCTAGGACACAGCATAATTTTTAA